One region of Candidatus Electrothrix rattekaaiensis genomic DNA includes:
- a CDS encoding Uma2 family endonuclease, whose amino-acid sequence MSGPDLTSNQHYTVDDYASWNDGQRYELLHGDVHAMTPAPSWQHQVVSANLGFEIQARLRSIKKCHLVHAPIDVYLLNDTVVQPDIIVVCDPNKIEKKGCVGAPDLVVEILSPSTAKTDWKDKYVLYEEAGVREYWIVNPEDTLVHVFRLLDGTFSLDDTYSVEDTVSIGIFEDVVIDLRNVFEQSKD is encoded by the coding sequence ATGAGCGGCCCAGATCTGACATCAAACCAACACTACACCGTTGATGACTACGCCTCATGGAATGACGGGCAGCGCTATGAACTCCTGCACGGCGATGTCCATGCAATGACCCCTGCACCGAGCTGGCAGCACCAAGTCGTTTCCGCCAATCTGGGCTTTGAAATCCAGGCCCGGTTGCGCTCAATAAAAAAATGCCACCTTGTCCATGCGCCCATTGATGTTTATCTCTTAAACGATACCGTGGTCCAGCCGGATATTATCGTTGTTTGCGACCCGAACAAGATCGAAAAAAAAGGCTGCGTCGGGGCACCTGATCTTGTTGTGGAAATTCTTTCCCCCTCCACAGCAAAAACAGATTGGAAGGATAAGTACGTCCTTTATGAAGAAGCAGGAGTGCGAGAGTACTGGATCGTCAATCCAGAGGATACCCTTGTGCATGTCTTTCGCTTGCTCGACGGAACATTTAGCCTGGACGATACCTATTCTGTTGAAGATACTGTCTCTATCGGCATCTTTGAAGATGTGGTCATTGACCTGAGAAACGTCTTTGAACAGAGCAAGGACTGA
- the dapB gene encoding 4-hydroxy-tetrahydrodipicolinate reductase, translating into MTKVIVAGATGRMGQRICHMVEQHPDLTLAGAFEQASNPNVGKDIGEVAGLGTTGVIIADGLEAVIDQGEVIIDFTFHKATMEFVKIAAKHGRAMVIGTTGLSAEDLVILRNTAADHFPCVQAPNMAVGVNVLFKLVEKTAAVLGDAYDVEIVEAHHRMKKDAPSGTALKIGEMAAKGLGRDLAEVGVFERNGIIGERTDKEIGIQTIRAGDIVGEHTAYFAGPGERIEITHRAHSRDNFAGGAAKAAAWVASQPKGLYTMFDVLGLADF; encoded by the coding sequence ATGACCAAAGTAATTGTAGCCGGAGCAACCGGTCGAATGGGACAACGCATCTGTCATATGGTAGAGCAACACCCGGACCTTACCCTGGCAGGTGCCTTTGAACAGGCTAGCAACCCCAATGTGGGTAAGGATATCGGAGAAGTAGCAGGACTCGGCACCACAGGCGTCATTATTGCGGATGGCCTGGAGGCGGTAATTGATCAGGGTGAGGTCATCATTGACTTTACCTTTCACAAGGCCACCATGGAATTTGTAAAGATCGCAGCCAAACATGGGCGGGCTATGGTGATCGGAACCACCGGCCTTAGTGCCGAGGATCTGGTCATCTTACGGAATACCGCTGCCGATCATTTTCCCTGCGTCCAGGCCCCGAATATGGCGGTGGGCGTGAATGTCCTGTTCAAGCTGGTGGAAAAAACCGCTGCCGTGCTCGGCGATGCCTATGACGTGGAGATCGTTGAGGCCCATCACCGGATGAAGAAGGATGCGCCCTCTGGAACCGCCCTGAAGATCGGGGAAATGGCGGCCAAGGGCCTGGGAAGAGATCTGGCCGAGGTCGGTGTTTTTGAGCGCAACGGCATTATCGGTGAACGCACGGATAAGGAAATCGGCATCCAGACCATTCGCGCAGGAGATATTGTTGGCGAACATACTGCCTATTTTGCCGGTCCGGGCGAGCGGATTGAAATCACTCATCGGGCCCACAGTCGGGACAACTTTGCCGGTGGTGCAGCCAAGGCTGCTGCCTGGGTGGCCAGCCAGCCCAAGGGTCTTTATACTATGTTCGATGTTTTGGGGCTTGCAGACTTCTGA
- the folK gene encoding 2-amino-4-hydroxy-6-hydroxymethyldihydropteridine diphosphokinase, whose protein sequence is MHISPLHPAYIGLGSNLGESRSLLQEAWQALGQHPDVNLHALSSPYRTQPVGMESDHWFINAVGLLHTTLSPEALLDLLLETEQKFGRVRRVHQPESEGYQDRTLDLDLLLFDDMTIQTDRLTLPHPALHERLFVLVPLAEIAAQLAHPLLQKTVAELLTEQKRRSGQNGQKGIERTTWQEEQEEN, encoded by the coding sequence ATGCATATTTCTCCTTTGCACCCGGCCTATATAGGTCTGGGTTCCAATCTCGGGGAATCCCGTAGCCTGTTGCAGGAAGCCTGGCAAGCCTTAGGGCAACATCCAGACGTCAATCTCCATGCCCTTTCTTCTCCTTATCGCACCCAGCCCGTGGGCATGGAAAGCGACCATTGGTTTATTAATGCTGTCGGTCTGCTGCATACCACGCTGTCCCCGGAGGCTCTCCTTGACCTCCTTCTGGAAACAGAGCAGAAATTCGGCAGAGTTCGCAGGGTTCATCAGCCGGAGTCGGAAGGATATCAGGACAGAACCCTGGATCTTGATCTCCTCCTCTTTGATGACATGACCATACAGACAGACCGCCTTACGCTGCCCCATCCGGCATTGCATGAGCGGCTCTTTGTGCTGGTTCCTTTGGCGGAGATTGCAGCGCAATTAGCGCATCCTCTGTTACAGAAGACCGTTGCCGAGCTGTTGACGGAACAGAAGAGGAGGAGTGGGCAAAATGGACAAAAAGGGATTGAGCGGACAACGTGGCAGGAAGAACAAGAGGAGAATTAG
- a CDS encoding PilZ domain-containing protein yields the protein MKFIDWQKVRLENAEQEKNRLKKELVELKKELIELKNPSNGEKERGPHNNTHRNNIKKTTTRVKAVTPMKIQKQDNVKPEDVQQLLVKNIQQLLVNIGSRNKRQFTRLHIQLDADLDFGSQRYYRHPVEDISLGGLYVNGEFHQQVGDICTISLNHSEIDEILEIHAACSVVRSNAQGIGLEFLSMKLDDFCHLQTVLLYQADDPATLGTEFVNNINIELEDDLVLCNTFRFQEDKNNKSERPTL from the coding sequence TTGAAGTTTATTGACTGGCAGAAGGTGCGTCTTGAGAATGCGGAACAAGAAAAGAACAGACTGAAAAAAGAACTTGTCGAATTGAAAAAAGAACTTATCGAACTAAAAAATCCGTCGAACGGCGAGAAAGAGCGAGGCCCTCACAACAATACTCACCGGAACAACATAAAGAAAACAACGACGCGCGTAAAAGCTGTCACCCCGATGAAAATCCAGAAACAGGACAATGTAAAACCGGAAGACGTGCAGCAGTTGCTGGTAAAGAATATTCAACAACTCCTAGTGAATATAGGAAGCAGGAATAAACGTCAATTCACTCGGCTGCATATTCAGTTAGACGCTGATCTCGATTTCGGTTCACAGCGTTACTATAGACATCCTGTGGAGGATATCAGTCTTGGTGGTCTCTATGTGAACGGAGAGTTTCATCAGCAGGTGGGGGATATTTGTACTATCAGCCTGAATCATTCCGAAATTGATGAAATTCTTGAGATCCACGCTGCCTGTTCTGTTGTCCGAAGCAACGCGCAGGGGATAGGTCTTGAATTTCTTTCCATGAAGCTGGATGATTTTTGTCATCTGCAAACGGTTCTGCTCTATCAGGCCGATGATCCCGCGACACTAGGAACGGAATTTGTGAATAATATCAACATTGAACTCGAAGACGATCTGGTTTTATGTAACACCTTTCGTTTTCAGGAAGACAAAAACAACAAGAGTGAAAGACCAACCCTCTAA
- a CDS encoding beta-ketoacyl-ACP synthase III, with the protein MNAFITAISAFLPGEAVENDALDEYLGKTGRISARTRQMILAGNGIQTRYYAIDPATGKTSFTNARLAAAAVRRLGFDEESKEKRLECLCCGTSSADQIMPGHASMVHGELGGGPCEVISTSGICLSGITAMKYAAMSVSSGMSKNAVATGSELASTYMRQDFFLAAAERKKKNGVGKQRHLAFSFEADFLRWMLSDGAGAVLIEPEPASGKLSLQINWIELISHAHRLETCMYAGALKQEDGSLVGWRDCIRTGKQEGVFTIKQDARLLNKEIIRTMVGQSLPLVIDKYALKPKNIDWFLPHYSSDFFREPLKVGLRKIGFPLPDEKWFTNLRTKGNTGSASFYIMLEELFSSGRLRQGDRILGMIPESGRFSVGWVLLTVV; encoded by the coding sequence ATGAATGCGTTTATTACAGCAATTTCTGCCTTTCTGCCCGGTGAAGCGGTTGAAAATGACGCCCTGGATGAGTATCTTGGAAAGACAGGCAGGATATCAGCCAGAACCCGACAGATGATCCTTGCTGGCAACGGCATCCAAACCAGATATTATGCCATTGATCCAGCAACGGGAAAAACCAGTTTTACCAATGCCCGCTTGGCGGCAGCGGCTGTGCGCAGGTTAGGGTTTGATGAAGAGAGCAAGGAAAAACGACTGGAATGCCTTTGCTGCGGCACCTCTTCAGCGGATCAAATTATGCCCGGCCATGCCTCGATGGTGCATGGTGAGCTGGGAGGTGGACCGTGTGAGGTTATTTCCACAAGCGGAATATGCCTGAGCGGTATTACTGCGATGAAGTACGCTGCAATGTCCGTGTCTTCCGGCATGAGCAAGAATGCAGTGGCAACCGGATCTGAGTTGGCTTCCACCTATATGAGGCAAGACTTCTTTCTGGCCGCAGCTGAGAGAAAGAAAAAAAATGGCGTGGGCAAGCAGCGTCATCTGGCCTTTTCCTTTGAGGCAGATTTCCTTCGTTGGATGCTTTCTGATGGAGCCGGGGCTGTGCTCATCGAACCCGAGCCTGCATCCGGTAAGCTGAGTCTGCAAATTAACTGGATTGAATTGATTTCACATGCACACAGGCTGGAAACCTGTATGTACGCCGGTGCCCTCAAACAGGAAGACGGCAGCCTCGTGGGTTGGCGGGATTGCATAAGAACTGGTAAGCAAGAGGGGGTATTTACCATTAAGCAAGATGCCCGTCTGCTGAATAAAGAGATTATCCGAACTATGGTCGGGCAAAGTCTTCCGTTGGTTATTGATAAGTATGCTCTCAAACCGAAAAATATTGACTGGTTTCTGCCCCATTACTCTTCGGATTTTTTTCGAGAACCTCTCAAGGTGGGACTTCGGAAAATCGGTTTTCCTTTGCCTGATGAAAAATGGTTTACCAATCTCCGCACCAAGGGAAATACCGGATCAGCCTCGTTTTATATTATGCTGGAAGAGCTTTTTTCTTCTGGGAGATTACGGCAAGGGGATCGTATCTTAGGGATGATCCCAGAAAGCGGCAGGTTCTCGGTGGGTTGGGTCTTGCTGACAGTCGTGTGA
- a CDS encoding radical SAM protein, protein MKILLINPPDCGRSIPEERYGITSIKQIFRGEPLALEELAGNLLAYDVRILDLKADPEGLESMLADFRPDLVGITGLTCEANTMLGLAQQVKEHGQPLVVVGGIHASNDPAFFNQASVDYIIVGLGKKIFAELIASLIREEQAVSPGVIPGVIPTNPGGTIQVPDRRCTAADIVEEKPPAYDKVQPYRSHYILEKLKVTMGFVASAYGCPHRCSFCSIKGQTNGRYLTKSIDAVLQEIRLLPDIPVIRLVDANTFGDINRAKALAEALKASDLGKQYLADIRSDTVVRYPELLKSWKEAGLRAVVIGFEEIDDQRLTAMNKANRADINTEAVAVLKELGITVVGDFIIDPQYEEQDFLRLDEYLRKVEIDLPMITVMTPLPGTELYQQQQDRIINHDLDYYTLTNAVTETQLAEKEFYTLYAELIRKSHEHGKI, encoded by the coding sequence ATGAAGATCCTGCTTATCAACCCGCCCGATTGCGGCCGCAGCATCCCAGAAGAACGCTACGGGATCACCTCCATCAAACAGATTTTTCGAGGGGAGCCCCTTGCCCTGGAGGAGCTGGCTGGTAACCTGCTCGCGTACGATGTGCGTATCCTGGATTTAAAGGCGGACCCGGAAGGATTAGAATCGATGCTGGCTGATTTTCGGCCTGATTTGGTGGGGATTACCGGGTTGACCTGCGAGGCAAACACCATGCTTGGTCTTGCCCAACAGGTTAAGGAACATGGGCAGCCGCTGGTGGTTGTCGGCGGGATTCACGCCAGTAATGATCCGGCCTTTTTCAATCAGGCAAGTGTTGATTATATCATTGTTGGTCTGGGCAAGAAGATCTTTGCCGAGCTTATTGCCTCTTTGATTCGTGAGGAACAGGCTGTCAGTCCCGGTGTCATCCCCGGTGTCATTCCCACCAATCCCGGTGGGACAATCCAGGTGCCGGATCGTCGTTGCACAGCTGCTGATATTGTGGAGGAGAAACCGCCAGCCTATGATAAGGTGCAGCCGTATCGTTCCCATTATATTTTGGAAAAACTCAAAGTCACGATGGGCTTTGTTGCCTCGGCCTATGGCTGTCCCCATCGCTGTTCCTTCTGCTCCATCAAGGGCCAGACAAATGGCAGGTACCTGACCAAATCCATTGATGCAGTCTTGCAGGAAATCCGACTCCTCCCCGATATCCCGGTTATCCGCCTAGTGGATGCCAATACCTTCGGTGATATTAATCGGGCCAAGGCCTTGGCTGAGGCTTTGAAAGCCTCCGATCTGGGAAAACAGTACCTTGCTGATATCCGATCCGACACCGTTGTTCGCTACCCTGAGCTGCTGAAAAGCTGGAAAGAGGCCGGTCTGCGAGCCGTGGTCATAGGCTTTGAAGAGATAGATGATCAACGGTTGACAGCCATGAACAAGGCCAACCGGGCCGACATCAATACCGAGGCGGTTGCTGTGCTCAAAGAGCTGGGCATCACTGTGGTCGGTGATTTCATCATTGATCCTCAGTACGAGGAACAGGATTTCCTCCGCCTTGACGAGTATCTCAGGAAGGTCGAGATTGATCTGCCCATGATCACAGTGATGACCCCTTTGCCGGGCACAGAACTCTATCAACAGCAGCAGGATCGAATCATCAACCATGATCTTGATTATTACACCTTGACCAATGCCGTCACTGAGACGCAGCTTGCGGAAAAGGAATTTTACACACTTTATGCGGAGCTTATCCGAAAAAGTCATGAACATGGGAAGATATAA
- a CDS encoding phosphopantetheine-binding protein, with protein sequence MITDAFEKELLDLICRTCKLDDIDSNTVASTDPLIGPESPLGIDSIDALEVAVTVQQEYGVRMDSKNTSRTVLQTLATLAEYIRQHDGAGVR encoded by the coding sequence ATGATAACTGATGCTTTTGAAAAAGAACTGCTTGATCTGATTTGCAGGACCTGCAAGCTTGATGATATTGACTCGAACACGGTTGCCAGCACCGATCCTCTGATCGGGCCGGAATCACCCTTGGGCATTGATTCTATTGATGCTCTTGAAGTCGCGGTGACAGTCCAACAGGAATACGGGGTGCGCATGGATTCGAAAAATACCAGCAGGACTGTGTTGCAGACCTTGGCAACGCTGGCAGAGTATATTCGACAGCATGATGGGGCAGGAGTGCGATGA
- a CDS encoding ABC transporter permease: MMVKLFAAVVKELLLLKRDRAGLAVLFLMPVILVVAITLVQKNVMELTGQSKTRLLMADLDGGTLGKDLSASLKEGHIEIIRRNDEKTGLEDIRAAILDGDFQVGIVIPAGSSKRLHEEAVTIFTESGQDAPEVKSASIPIAVFFDPAVMPGFRTGLTAQLRMSLERVAMQAKVEQLQKKLEGQTDIMLPWPVPARFSGERISTIFDQSLFELSTPVSSAASEEGSDTSNYNPVQQNVPAWALFGIFFTAIPIAGGLLQERRSGIQLRLTTLPVSPFLLLTAKVLAYLAVCCCQFFLITLIGAHLFPLLDLPAFSLGQHILPLLSIVLLTGLAACGYGILLGTACRTYEQASTLGSTTIVAAAAIGGVMVPVYAMPQIMQRLSILSPLNWGLTAFHDILLRGDSLATVGDDLLRLGCFFLLTVLLSWKLTRP, translated from the coding sequence ATGATGGTGAAGCTCTTTGCTGCTGTTGTTAAGGAACTGCTGCTGCTCAAGCGGGATCGGGCAGGCCTAGCAGTCCTCTTTCTCATGCCGGTTATCCTGGTAGTGGCGATCACCCTGGTGCAGAAAAATGTCATGGAGCTAACCGGGCAGAGCAAGACCCGGCTACTTATGGCGGATCTGGACGGCGGTACCTTGGGCAAGGACTTATCTGCCTCTTTAAAGGAAGGTCATATTGAAATTATCCGACGCAATGACGAAAAAACAGGTCTTGAGGATATCCGGGCCGCAATCCTCGACGGTGATTTTCAGGTCGGTATCGTGATTCCCGCTGGTTCTTCAAAGCGACTGCATGAAGAAGCTGTCACCATATTTACCGAGAGCGGGCAGGATGCCCCGGAGGTCAAGTCCGCCTCAATCCCGATTGCTGTCTTCTTTGATCCTGCGGTAATGCCCGGTTTTCGGACCGGCCTGACAGCCCAGCTGCGTATGTCCTTGGAAAGGGTCGCCATGCAGGCCAAGGTCGAACAGCTGCAAAAAAAACTGGAAGGGCAGACTGACATCATGCTTCCTTGGCCGGTTCCAGCCCGGTTTTCAGGAGAGCGTATTTCGACCATCTTTGATCAATCATTATTCGAACTCAGTACCCCGGTCTCTTCCGCCGCCTCGGAAGAAGGCTCAGATACTTCGAACTATAATCCGGTGCAGCAGAACGTCCCGGCCTGGGCCTTGTTCGGTATTTTTTTTACCGCCATCCCCATTGCAGGCGGGCTCTTGCAGGAGCGGCGAAGCGGTATCCAGCTCCGTCTGACTACCCTGCCGGTTTCTCCTTTTCTCCTCCTCACAGCTAAGGTTCTGGCCTATCTTGCGGTCTGCTGCTGCCAGTTTTTTTTGATCACCCTGATTGGGGCCCACCTTTTTCCCTTGTTGGATCTTCCGGCCTTTTCTTTGGGCCAGCATATCCTGCCCCTCCTTAGTATTGTCCTGCTGACCGGTCTGGCCGCCTGCGGGTACGGCATTCTGCTCGGAACCGCCTGCCGGACCTATGAACAGGCCTCCACCCTAGGATCAACCACCATTGTGGCAGCAGCAGCCATCGGCGGGGTTATGGTCCCGGTATACGCCATGCCGCAGATCATGCAGCGGCTCAGTATTCTCTCTCCTTTAAACTGGGGCCTGACCGCTTTTCATGATATCCTCTTACGGGGAGATTCGCTGGCCACGGTGGGGGATGATCTGCTTCGCCTGGGATGTTTTTTCCTTCTGACCGTCCTGCTTTCCTGGAAACTGACCCGTCCTTGA
- a CDS encoding ABC transporter ATP-binding protein, whose product MKISTEKKLNSPALLVRSLCKQYKGAEYPALQDLNLEVEKGEFFGLLGPNGAGKTTALSIFSGLFPPDSGTLQVAGKQFCKQAKAIKQIFGLVPQEIALYDNLTAQEHLIFFGRLHGLSKERLRRRVANCLEIAGLVDRASQLVNTYSGGMKRRLNIAAALIHEPQILFLDEPTVGVDAQSRNMIHEQLQGANQGGTTIIYTSHSMDEAQKLCTRIGIIDQGSIIRQGVPASLIAESGLNNLEELFLHLTGRQLRDA is encoded by the coding sequence ATGAAGATAAGTACAGAAAAAAAACTCAACAGCCCGGCCCTCCTGGTCCGCTCCTTATGCAAGCAGTATAAAGGAGCCGAATATCCAGCCTTGCAGGATCTCAACCTGGAGGTGGAAAAAGGAGAATTCTTCGGGCTGCTCGGTCCCAACGGAGCCGGAAAAACAACAGCCCTGTCCATCTTCAGCGGTCTCTTTCCCCCGGACAGCGGTACCCTTCAGGTTGCAGGTAAACAATTTTGCAAGCAGGCCAAGGCAATCAAGCAGATTTTCGGTCTTGTGCCCCAGGAAATCGCCCTGTATGATAACTTGACCGCGCAGGAGCATCTGATCTTTTTCGGCAGACTGCACGGCCTGAGCAAGGAACGGCTGCGCAGGCGGGTTGCCAACTGTCTGGAAATTGCTGGCTTGGTTGATCGGGCATCCCAGCTGGTGAACACCTATTCCGGCGGCATGAAACGCCGCCTGAACATTGCAGCGGCCTTAATCCATGAACCGCAAATCCTTTTTCTTGATGAACCTACTGTCGGTGTTGATGCCCAATCACGCAACATGATCCATGAGCAGTTGCAAGGGGCCAACCAAGGCGGAACAACGATTATCTACACCAGTCATTCTATGGACGAGGCCCAAAAACTTTGCACCCGCATCGGCATTATCGACCAGGGAAGCATTATCAGGCAGGGTGTACCTGCAAGCCTGATTGCGGAGAGCGGCCTCAATAATCTGGAAGAGCTCTTCCTTCATCTCACGGGCAGGCAGCTGAGGGACGCATGA